Genomic window (Leisingera methylohalidivorans DSM 14336):
CGCCATCGGTCTGAACCGCGCTGGTAAGATGGCGCCTATGCTGCAGGTCGAAACGTCCAAGCCGGTGGGCGGCCGGTTTTCCTATGCGCTGACCCCGACCCTTCGCCTTCCGCTGGACAGCAGCCGGGAGCTGATCCTGGGACTGGAATACCGCAACACAGGCCGGCGCAGCCTTGGTCTGGAGCTGGGGGTGTGGCAAAGATTTTGAAGCCCTTAACTGATACCAGAGATGCAGATGCCCGATCCGGTCCGCCCCGCAGATGACGACGCCCGCGGCTTGGCCCGAAGCCTGATGGCAAGCGCCCGTTTTGCCGCCCTTGGCGTGCTGCTGGACGATGGCAGCCCGCTGGTGACACGGGTGGCTTTTGGACTGGACCCGCAGGGGGATCCTGTCAGCCTGATTTCCGGCCTGGCGCTGCACACGGCTGCGCTGCGTCAGCGGCCGGCCTGCGCGCTGCTGGTCGGCGAGCCGGGGGACAAAGGCGATCCGCTTTCGCATCCGCGCCTCAGCCTGATGTGCCGGGCAGGTTTTCTCAGCCGTCAGGATCCGGAGCATGAGGTGCTGGCCGCGCATTACCTCAGCCGCCAGCCGAAGGCCAAGCTGTATCTGCAACTGGCCGATTTCACCTTTGTGCGGTTTGCTGTGACGGGCGCGCATCTGAATGGCGGCTTTGGCAAGGCCTTCCGCCTTGCCGCCGCCGATCTGCAGCCGCCCGGCAGCACTGGCTAGCTGTCCATCCGCATGATGACCTGAACCTCGCCCTTGACCGCTTCGCCCCAGCGCAGCCGGATTTCGTCGTTGTCCGGCCCTTGCTGCGTTTCGGTATACGGCACGATGTAGCGGGTGCTGTTGCCGCTGCTCTTCAGCGCGCCCAGCGGCACCACGCTGTCGACATAGCGGGCAAACCCTTGAAACGGCAGCAGCCCTTCGGCCCGAACCGGCCAGGAGGTTGAGGCCGAAGACTGATCATGCCGGATCCGCAGCGGGTTGGCGGTTTGGACCGAGACGTTGTGGTACATGTTGCCGCTGAAATCCACATTCTTGGAGCGGCTGAAGTCCAGATCCGAGAAACTGGTATCCACCCGTTCCGCCCGGTCGATATTGCCATTGAGCGAGCGGAATTTATTGCCGGTGACGGAAAGACCGTTCAGGAAATGGCCGCTGCCATAAGGTTTGACCACGATGTAGCTGAACCAGGGGGCAACATCGCCGGACAGGAACACATTGGCGGTTACCGACAGCGCGCTGAAGGAGAAACCGCCGGTGAAATCCGGCGTCGGATCCCTCTCGTTGGTCCATTCGATGAAGCAATTGTCGATGTAGTTGTCGGACACGGTCGAGGTGCAATTGTTGGACGCCAGTACCAGCCCCGCGGTGCGCACGCCATTGGCGATACTGTCGCCCTGAAAGAAGTGATTGCCGGTCACCGTGTTGCTGCCGCCCGCCAGCAGCGCGAAATGGCGGAACCTGGTGGCCCGGTTGCTGCGCAGTTTGGCGTCATTCGCGTTGACATTCAAACCGATGCTGACCCGGTCTGGCACATCCTCGCCGTCCTCATTCGACAGGAACTGGCAATTGTCCACCAGAATCCCCTGGCAGCCGGTTCCGGTGGAGGTGATGCCGCGGTCCTTGGGCCGGGAGAAGAAACAGCTGTCAAACGCGTTCACCGACCCGGCCGGCGCCAGCCGCACTGCGCTGCAGCGGCCATTGCACTGAAACTCGATGCCTTCCATGCCAAATTTGCTGAGCGCGCTGAAACCGCTGAAATCCACCAGGTATTTGAAGTTCCTGAAAGTGAAGTTCTGGGTGCCGTCGGCATCATAAAGTGCTGCGCTGAGAGTCAGCTCTCCGGCGCCGGTGTTCTTGGACTTCACATAGATTTCGCGGCCCACTCCGGCGCCGTCAACCAAAGAGCCAACAGCAATATTGGCGATATTGGCCACATTGGTCAGCTTTTTGGAGTCCGAAACGCTGTAGGTTGCTTGCGAGGTCACCACCTCTGTGTCCCAGGCCGCATTGCTGGCGGCCTCCAATTGGCCGTTGCGGATCACCCGGCGGGTGGCATAGGAGCTTTTGTTCGGGGCCGCCGCCTGCATGTCGATCGGCCCGGTGACCGTGATCTTGCGGCCCTTCAGGTCGAGGGATTCATGATCTGCGTTGTTGATCAGCGCCTGAAACGCCTTTTTGAACCCCAGCTCTTCAGTGCCGAATGCCGCCGCATATGCGGGAAAATCAAAGTTCTTTGTCAGCAACAGCATCTGGCTGTCCGGCATCGAGACGGTGCCTTCGAACACGGCCTCATGGTTCAGCGAAACGGTGCTGTCCAAGCGGAATTCCCCGGCGGGCACCAGGATGCGGCGCCCGTCCGCGGCTGCGTCGGCAGCCTCAAACGCTGCGGTGCAGTCGGTGCTGCCATCGCCCACAGCACCATAGTCGGTCACATCCACGAGGCTGAGCATATCGCGCAGAAAGGCGCTGGTGATGTCGGTGATCTCGATATCATCAATCCGCACCACACCGCCGTTGGCGCCGGTCAGGTCCAGCCCGAAATGACCGTAATCCGCGTCGCGGCCCCAGGGCATGTCCACCCCGCCGCGGCTGCCGCTGCCGACGATGCCGGTGACCTCCGCCACCGCACCGTATGTTGTCAGCGCAACCTGCGGAGCGGTTTCATCGACGCCGCCGATATGGCTGCCGTTGCCCGCTGCCGCCCAGCCGGCGATACGCACCGAGGGCAGCGCGCCGCTGACCGCCTTCACCCGTGCCTTGATCTGCAAATAGCAGCCTGGTTCCAGCGGTGTCTGCCCCATGAAGCGCAGTTTTTGCGTGTTGGCGGTCTTCTGCAGCTCCAGGCAGCCGCCGAAATCCGCATCCGCCGCCACAAAGACGGCATTGGCCGCGCCGTCATAGGTGTCTGAGCCGGGGGTGCCGTCGCCGCTGGACCAGACGTTCAGACCATTCGAAAATGCCGGCGGCATCAGCTGCAAACCTTCGGTAATTGCCTTGTTCATGAGAGTTCCTTTTCCTGCTGCGCATGTCGCGTTCGGGGAAAAGGATTTACAGATGCCGCGTTAATTTTCGCCCAGCGGTGCGTGCGCAGGCCTGGGCTCAGGCGCCCTCAGACTGGCCGTCCAGAAGTTGTACGGCATTGATTTTCCAGTCACTTTTCGGCTTAACCATTTGGTAATCCAAGAGGTGCACGCGGCCCTTTGTGTCGGTGATCATCACCCGCTGCCAAAGGCTGCCCGCCACTTCGCGCAGCTGCAGATAGCGCACATCGGCAGGCCGCCAGACCATCGGGTAGCCTTGCCGCACCATTTCGCCAAACCGTTCGGGGGTGCCAAAGATCCGGCGGATTGCTGGGGAGGCATGCGCAAAGGCCGCATTGAAATCGTCGTTCAGGAAAGCCGCGAGTTGGGAACTGATCACTCCGGTGACCGGTTCCTTCTGCGCGCTGGCCGGGAAGGCCAGAAGAAAAACACTTACCCCCGCAAACAGAACACTGCGCATCTGCCCCTCCCGGTTCGCCCGACTCCAGTTAGAGCAAAGTGACGCCACGTCAAAAAAATACTGGGGGGAGGAAAAGGCTGACACGGACAGGCCGGGCAGCGCCCGCCTGCGGGGGGCTTGTCTTTAGGCAGAACAGATACTGGAACAGAAAAGGGCGCGGAAATCCGCGCCCTTTATGTAGAGAAAGCCGGGAAAGCTTATGCCAGCTCGCCCGCCAGTGCCTTTTCGATCAGAGCGATGGTGCCCTCGACGCCGTAAAGTGCGATGAAGCCGCCGAAACGGGGCCCTTGGGAGGCACCCAGCAACACTTCGTAAATGGCCGAGAACCAGGCGCGCAGCGGTTCGAACCCGTGGATCTTACCGATGGCAAAGACCACGGACTGGAGGAATTCCTCGTCCGCGAAATCGGCCTCGGGCAGGGGGTCGTCATTGCCGGCCAGCTCGTTCTTCCTGGCAATCGCGGCCAGCGCGGCTTCCGGTGATTTCAGCGCATCGGCCAAATCGGTAAGTGCCGCGCGTTCCTGATCTGTGGGCAGGCGGAACACTTTTGCCGGTTTCACGAAATCGTTGAAATAGGCCACGGCAAAGCCCGCCGCCTGATCCATCGCCGGGTTGCTCTCGGGGGTGGCATCGGGGGCGTATTTGTTGATGAAACCCCACATGGTCGCCTTGTCCTCGGCGCTGGAGGCGCTGGCGAGGTTCAGCAGCATCGAGAACGGCACCACCATATCCGACTGCGGCACGTCACCGCCGTGGATGTGCCAGACCGGGTTGTTCAGCTGCGCCTTCAGGTCCTGGGTGTGATAGGCGCGCAGCTGCTGGTGGTATTCATCCACCGCCTTGGGGATCACGTCAAAATGCATCCGCTTGGCGGTTTTCGGCTTTTGGTACATGAAATAGGCCAGGCTCTCGGTCGAGGCATAGGTCAGCCATTCGACGATCGAAATGCCGTTGCCGGAGGTTTTTGAGATCTTCTGGCCATTGGCATCCAGGAACAGCTCATAGGTGAAATGCTCGGGCGCGCGGTGGCCCAGCACCCGGCAGATGCCGTCATAGATCGGCGTGTTGGTGGAATGGTCCTTGCCGTACATCTCAAAATCGACTTCCAGCGCCGCCCAGCGGGCGCCGAAATCCGGCTTCCACTGCAGTTTCACATTGCCGCCGGTCACCGGCAGGGTCCATTCCTTGCCGTCCTCATCGTCAAAGGTCACGGTGTAGGTCTCGGCGCAGACTTTCTTCATCGGCACATAGAGGACGCGGCCGGTCTCCGGATGGATCGGCAGGAAGATCGAATAGGTCTGGCGGCGCTCCTCGCGCAGGGACTTCAGCATGATCGCCATCACGTCGTCATACTTGTCGACGGCGCGTTTCAGCACCTCGTCGAACTGGCCGGATTCATAGAACTCTTTGGCCGAGTAGAACTCATACTCGAAGCCGAAGGTGTCGAGGAAGCGGCGCAGCATGGCGTTGTTGTGGTGGCCAAAGCTTTCATGGGTGCCAAAGGGATCCGGCACCGAGGTCAGCGGCTTTTGCAGATGCTCGTGCAGGCTGTCGGCATTGGGCACATTGCCCGGCACCTTGCGCATGCCGTCCAGATCGTCCGAGAAGCAGATCAGTTTGGTCGGGATGTCCGAGATGGTCTCGAACGCCTTCTTGATCATGGTGGTGCGGGCCACCTCGCCGAAGGTGCCGATGTGCGGCAGGCCTGACGGGCCATAGCCGGTCTCAAAAAGAACATAGCCCTTTTCCGGCGCGCCCTTGGCATAACGTTTGAGAACCCGGCGGGCCTCTTCAAACGGCCAGGCTTTGCTCTTCAGAGCTTCTTCGCGCACATCAGACATTGTGTTCTCCATCGGCGGCGTCATTTCCGGTTTTCCAGTGGCCGCAAGATCAGTGCGGATGCCCCATGCATCCAGCCCTTTCCTCTATTGTGCTGATGCAGCATGAGTCAATAATCACTGGCCCGCCGGATCGGCCTTTTGCTGCGGCAAAAGGGATAAAAACACCGCGCAGGCACAGCCTGTTGTTGAACCTCACCGCCGGGGTACCTATCCTGATTGGGTCGATATTGCGCAAAGAAGGATTTCGCCCATGAGTGAGCAAACCCCGCACCCGATGTCCCCGCAGGACTGTCTGGTGGCGCTGATGGTGGCGGTTTCGGCCTCGGACGAGAACATCCGCACCGCCGAGCTGGTGAAAATCCAGTCGGCCGTGAACATGCTGCCGGTGTTTGCCGATTACGATATGGACCGCGTGGCGCGAGTGTCGCGGACCGTGTTCGATCTGTTCGAGCAGGAGGACGGGCTGGAGGCGCTGTTCGGCCTGATCCGTGATGACCTGCCGGAGCGGCTGTTCGAGACCGCCTATGCATTGGCCTGCGACGTGGCGGCTGCGGACGGGATCCTGGGCGAGACCGAGTTAGAGTTTCTGGCCGAGGTCCGCTATGAGCTGAACATCGACCGGCTGCACGCGGCTGCGATCGAGCGCGGCGCGCGGGCGCGGCACATGGTCTGAACCAAGACCGGCCGCCTGCAAGGGGGTGAAGCCCCCGGCCTTGCGGCTTCCCGGCCCTCTGGCCAGGTCAGCAGGCAAGCGCGAGCGGGACCGGTTGCATAGAGTTCTGCGATATCAGCCCTACCGTCTGGCTGCTGCGATCAGGGTGCCGAGGCTTTGCTTCTGCTGCCCGTCCGGACCGAAATTCGCGGGCTCCAGCCAGGATTGATAGGCCGCCTCAAGCGACCGCCACTCGCGATCCAGAACCGAATACCACGCGGTATCGCGATTGCGGCCCTTATAAACAATGGCCTGACGGAACAGCCCTTCATAGGTAAAGCCGAA
Coding sequences:
- a CDS encoding glycosyl hydrolase family 28-related protein; this translates as MNKAITEGLQLMPPAFSNGLNVWSSGDGTPGSDTYDGAANAVFVAADADFGGCLELQKTANTQKLRFMGQTPLEPGCYLQIKARVKAVSGALPSVRIAGWAAAGNGSHIGGVDETAPQVALTTYGAVAEVTGIVGSGSRGGVDMPWGRDADYGHFGLDLTGANGGVVRIDDIEITDITSAFLRDMLSLVDVTDYGAVGDGSTDCTAAFEAADAAADGRRILVPAGEFRLDSTVSLNHEAVFEGTVSMPDSQMLLLTKNFDFPAYAAAFGTEELGFKKAFQALINNADHESLDLKGRKITVTGPIDMQAAAPNKSSYATRRVIRNGQLEAASNAAWDTEVVTSQATYSVSDSKKLTNVANIANIAVGSLVDGAGVGREIYVKSKNTGAGELTLSAALYDADGTQNFTFRNFKYLVDFSGFSALSKFGMEGIEFQCNGRCSAVRLAPAGSVNAFDSCFFSRPKDRGITSTGTGCQGILVDNCQFLSNEDGEDVPDRVSIGLNVNANDAKLRSNRATRFRHFALLAGGSNTVTGNHFFQGDSIANGVRTAGLVLASNNCTSTVSDNYIDNCFIEWTNERDPTPDFTGGFSFSALSVTANVFLSGDVAPWFSYIVVKPYGSGHFLNGLSVTGNKFRSLNGNIDRAERVDTSFSDLDFSRSKNVDFSGNMYHNVSVQTANPLRIRHDQSSASTSWPVRAEGLLPFQGFARYVDSVVPLGALKSSGNSTRYIVPYTETQQGPDNDEIRLRWGEAVKGEVQVIMRMDS
- a CDS encoding HugZ family protein, encoding MPDPVRPADDDARGLARSLMASARFAALGVLLDDGSPLVTRVAFGLDPQGDPVSLISGLALHTAALRQRPACALLVGEPGDKGDPLSHPRLSLMCRAGFLSRQDPEHEVLAAHYLSRQPKAKLYLQLADFTFVRFAVTGAHLNGGFGKAFRLAAADLQPPGSTG
- a CDS encoding DUF4864 domain-containing protein, translating into MRSVLFAGVSVFLLAFPASAQKEPVTGVISSQLAAFLNDDFNAAFAHASPAIRRIFGTPERFGEMVRQGYPMVWRPADVRYLQLREVAGSLWQRVMITDTKGRVHLLDYQMVKPKSDWKINAVQLLDGQSEGA
- a CDS encoding tellurite resistance TerB family protein, with protein sequence MSEQTPHPMSPQDCLVALMVAVSASDENIRTAELVKIQSAVNMLPVFADYDMDRVARVSRTVFDLFEQEDGLEALFGLIRDDLPERLFETAYALACDVAAADGILGETELEFLAEVRYELNIDRLHAAAIERGARARHMV
- a CDS encoding lysine--tRNA ligase, producing MSDVREEALKSKAWPFEEARRVLKRYAKGAPEKGYVLFETGYGPSGLPHIGTFGEVARTTMIKKAFETISDIPTKLICFSDDLDGMRKVPGNVPNADSLHEHLQKPLTSVPDPFGTHESFGHHNNAMLRRFLDTFGFEYEFYSAKEFYESGQFDEVLKRAVDKYDDVMAIMLKSLREERRQTYSIFLPIHPETGRVLYVPMKKVCAETYTVTFDDEDGKEWTLPVTGGNVKLQWKPDFGARWAALEVDFEMYGKDHSTNTPIYDGICRVLGHRAPEHFTYELFLDANGQKISKTSGNGISIVEWLTYASTESLAYFMYQKPKTAKRMHFDVIPKAVDEYHQQLRAYHTQDLKAQLNNPVWHIHGGDVPQSDMVVPFSMLLNLASASSAEDKATMWGFINKYAPDATPESNPAMDQAAGFAVAYFNDFVKPAKVFRLPTDQERAALTDLADALKSPEAALAAIARKNELAGNDDPLPEADFADEEFLQSVVFAIGKIHGFEPLRAWFSAIYEVLLGASQGPRFGGFIALYGVEGTIALIEKALAGELA